The Anabaena sp. PCC 7108 region AGATGCTTATGGTATTATCACCGAAAGTGACATTGTTTATAAAGTCATTGCCTATAGTAAAGACCCAAACAAAGTGCGTGTCTATGAAATCATGACTAAACCTTGTATTGTGGTCAATCCTGAATTAAGTGTTGAATATGTAGCCAGATTATTTGCTAATCATCATCTTCGTCGTGCGCCTGTTATTAGCGGCCATCTATTAGGAATAATCTCACTTACTGATATTTTAGCTCGGAGTAGTTGTCTAGAAAAACCTAGAACAATTCTCTTAGAACAAGAATTGCAAGATGAAATTAAAAAGTCTCGTCTTGTTTGTGCTGAAAAAGGCATCAATTCCAGCGAATGTGCAGCCGCTTGGGATGTGGTGGAAGAGATACAAGCCGAAATTGCCCACCAACGATCTGAAAAGCCCCTAATCTCAGCCTTTGAAGATTATTGTGATCAGTATCCAGAGGCTTTGGAAACAAGAACATTTAATCTGTAATCAATTACTAATTACTAATGAAAACAATAGTTATTGATCCGGTGACACGCATTGAAGGACACGCCAAAATTAGCATTTATCTGGATGATTTTGGACAAGTCAGCGATGCGCGATTTCATGTCACAGAATTTCGGGGATTTGAAAGGTTTTGTGTCGGCCGTCCCCTTTGGGAAATGCCGGGAATTACTGCCCGGATTTGTGGTATTTGTCCAGTTAGTCACTTGTTGGCTTCGGCCAAAGCAGGCGATCGCATTCTTGCTTGTAGAATCCCCACCGCAGCCACTCAACTCCGCCGCTTAATGAATTTAGGACAAATTCTCCAATCCCATGCCCTCAGTTTCTTTCACCTCAGCGCCCCGGACTTATTATTAGGCATGGATAGTGACCCTGAAAAACGTAATATATTTGGGTTAATTGCAGCTGAACCAGAATTAGCCAGAGGTGGGATTCGTTTACGTCAGTTTGGGCAAGAGATAATTGAATTACTAGGGGGAAAAAAAATTCATCC contains the following coding sequences:
- a CDS encoding CBS domain-containing protein yields the protein MLTAADVMTKDVAMIRSSATVKEAVNLMRARDWRALIVDRRHEQDAYGIITESDIVYKVIAYSKDPNKVRVYEIMTKPCIVVNPELSVEYVARLFANHHLRRAPVISGHLLGIISLTDILARSSCLEKPRTILLEQELQDEIKKSRLVCAEKGINSSECAAAWDVVEEIQAEIAHQRSEKPLISAFEDYCDQYPEALETRTFNL